In the Colius striatus isolate bColStr4 chromosome 3, bColStr4.1.hap1, whole genome shotgun sequence genome, GCATCACCGTTAATACACTGATGCTAGAGAGGTGGGATCCCTGGGCAATGTTTAGTAATGCAGAGTGAGCAATACTCATAGCCACACGTAGCTTGAAAGAAATAACTGTATTTCTGACTCCAGAAAATCACAACTGCTCTCTGAGACAGGAGGTGGCTCTGGATGGCTCTCTGATGTGGCTCCTTGCTTTAAAGGAACTTATCACAGTAAAAGCCAGCAGGAGCTATCTGAGGCTGCAGTCCTGGATGCATTGCTGGTCGAAAATGGGGCTAGCAGGGAAGGCACAGAGATTTGGAGGGATTTACATTAACTTAAAGGATGCGAGGCTGCTGCTTTACTATCTGGCTGTCCCCATCCTGACTTGCTGACAGCGCAGTGGCTGTGCTTAGGGGTCAGTGGAGGTTACCCAAACTCCAGGTCCTCACCAGCACTACCTGGCTCCCATGCCATGGCAGGGGATTGCCCCACAGACAGGAGGGCGCGAGGACAACCGGTCTGCCAGCAGCATGCGGGGCCGGGCTGCCCCAGGAATGCACCCGGAGGGGTGTCAGTGCCTGGCaggtgctcagtgctgggctctgtgtgCTCAGGCAGGGGAGCACGTAGCAGCGTGGTTCCGGAGTGAAACACGTACCAGACACATTACTGAGACAGGAATTTCTGGTCATCGCAAGAGCTTTACTTACCTTTGTCATTTTAATGCATTGCACTCAGAGCCCGGTTTGAAAAAATCCAATACGctccccctgcctgccccccagCTTTTCAGAGATGATTTAAGTCTCTTTCTGAAAGGCCTTTGTATGAtttcagcagctcccagggcagggaggagatACTGGGAGAGCGGCTGTAGCTTTTGCACTGCAGGGTGCTGCCGGTCAAACAAAGCCCTGCGGGAACAAACCTTTTGCACGGGGCACAGAGCATGTGCCATCACAAGTTCTCATCACAATGCCCACATTCTGCATCCTGTGCCAGCCCTGTTCCTTCTTGCCTGTCTTTACAGCCCCTCTGCCTCTTCACTCATTTGAGCAGGCGGGGCTGAGTCATCCTGGGCATGCTTTGGGGGAAACTGTTGCCTCCAACACACTTCTTGGAaactaataataaaaaaaaaatcccagagatGTTGCAACACCCTTTGCTGTTTCTGCTCCTGGGCAACTGTTGAGCTGTGACATCTCCAGCCAAGCAGGCAGCTCCAGCATGCCACCAAGCAGCCGTTGGCTCTAGGGCCATGCTGACCCCAGCAATGCCCCACTTCAGACTTCCTTCCCTACCTTCTTCACAATTGCAAGGCTCATGAGCCATATTTGCTGAATAATGGTCTTTAAGTGATCTAACCTTTGGATATAGGTTACCTTTGCCTTGTGCTTTGTGATCATGTAAGACAGTTCTTTCTTCCCTGAAACGCTCTTCATCCCCAATATCCTCCTGAAAAACCACTATTCAAACAGGTAGATCTCAAACTTTTCTGTATGAGATTTAAATCTTTACGAGGGACACAAGCTCCAGGTTTTTAGTATCTTTGACTTAAAATAATTCTCCTGTCTCATTCCCCTTCTGAAGCCTGCAGGGTCATCCATCTTCATTAACTTCAACTTCCTCCCTATATTTCTTAGAAGCTGCTCTTGCAAAATGAAGAATCCTCCGAGAAGTTTCAAATCTGATTTTGTCTTTCTATTCCACTCAGGAATCCACTCATGAGCACTTGATCCAAGCTAATTTTCCACAGCTAGCCATTACATGTCCTCTGCTTCAGACACAAAGTCTGAAATCACATCCCTTCCGGGCAGTTCAGAGCTGACTTTATGAGGGAGTTTATGGGCTACAACCCCCAGGGATACATGGGCTTTACCACTATTAACAACCTTTGATCTCCACTTGACATCAAGAAAACTCAAGTCTCCCATAACAATACTATTTTTCTCTCTGGTAACACGAAGTTCTCAAACTCTACCCAAATCCAAATCTGGAGGTTTCTACTGGGATCTGAAGAAACCTTTTTATTTCCCCCTCCCAGCAGAGTGTTTGGAGGGTCATAGTACTGCTAATAAAGGACCTCGAGGtctcagggagaggaggaggttaTAGAGGAATGCCAAGCACCTTTTCCCATGTATATGTTCTTGCACACACATGCATGAGTTTGTAATTTGAAACTCTCTTTACTTCTGGACAGGCTTTGCAAACTGCTTAGACCACATTCTCTGAGGTGTTTAAAGAGGGTGGAGTATGCAGTATTTATTTAGGTACTCTACAAACCTTAATAAGAATCGAGTGCTTGTAGCAATCGCAGAGAGCAAACAGAACGCCAGCTGGCAGAAACTGAACAGTGCCACTGCATTTTTATTGCTTCTAACCCCCAAAACCCAGattattactaaaaaaaaaaatgtcttttttcatttcatttatcTCTGATCCTACATTAATTTGTCTGCTGTGTGCAGCAATATTATTAGCTGTACTTTATTTTTCAACTGGCTATAAAAAACCAGCTTTTAAATTTCCTCCTGGTCCAACTCCTCTTCCGATCATTGGTAACCTGCACTTGATGGATCTTAGAAGGCAAGATAAATCACTAATGAAGGTAGGACAAAAACTCCCCAACCCAGATCCTTATAGATTTTAAATCTGTCTGGGGTATATCTGTGAaaactttttgtctttttaaattcaAACTAAATTGTAAAGGAGTGAAAAGGTGTGAAAATTGCTTTATAGTATTTTTCTGGGGCTTCTTCTAACTAGTGTGTGTGTGCCGATGCAATGTCATTTATGAGCCATCAACCATTAAAAAAGACCTCTGGGTAAAACGGGATTTCTTCCTGTAATTGTGAAGATGTATATGAAGTATATAATGCTTGTGGgatttgaaatattaatttgaCAGATTGGGCACCCAGAAATCTTTTCAAGCACTAGGATGTGACTAACGTGAAGCGAAATtgcttccctcctctcctccttggAGAACTGGTGTGGGGAATCACACGATGCATTGACCCCAGAAGTGCTTTGGAGAGGGCCAGATCCAGATGCCCTGTAGCATCTTCTCTCTTGATGAATTGGATACGTATGAGAATCTAGAGAATAGGGGGAAGGCAGAGGTGGAAAAGTTACGCTAAGGAACTAGAATGAATAGCCTGTAAGCAATTGTCTTAACCTGTAATTAAGGCAACTTACCCCACTTAGAATGGCAAACTGTTCTTTGGTGCAAGACAAGGCTGGCAGAGGCTGGGGTGGTTGTGTCGGGCTGCTGGGTGCTCCCCCCTCGCCTCAGCAGACAGTGCCCTCGGGGATTGCCCTGCACCAGGTCGGGAGAGCGGGAGCAGCCAGAGTGCGGCAGATCGTGCCTGGGTGCCGTCGTGGCTCCCGTTAGCACTGCCGCCGGCACAGGCTGGCAGGTGTGGGGTGAGCACTGCCACGGGGTGAGGCTCTCAgcgcctgctgctgctgctgtgggtaATGTCAGGGCTGGGGTCAGTTTACCCAGCGGGGCTGGGCAGACGTTGCTGCAGTCTCTAACGGCAGTTTGGAATTACCTCCGCATGCTTTCATCACCTGCTAGGCTATATTTGGTATTGCCTATGTTTGCCTTGACTTTAGGGTTACTCCAGTGGGGTTATCCCTCCATCTCACCCCACGGAGAGCAAAAAATGTTGACTGAGCAACAGGCTGAAGCATTTGTTTGCTGGGCACCCTGATGGGCTGTCCTCCTCCCCTGCCAAAGCTGCCAGTGGACCTGGAGTGGGCTGAAGCTGCACATGTACACCTGGTATCGGCTTAGGCCAAACTCCTATCAGCTGTCCCTGAGCGCTATTTTTAAGCTTCCAGGGAGCAAGATGCAGCCACAGCGAAGGTAGGCAGAGGTAGGCAGGAGCTTGAAAACCACACAGCAAGGCACAGTTGTGGCAGGCAGCTGTGGAGAATTTGTCCTGAGGTGTGTGGCAGTGGAAGAGCCTCTGTGTTATGGCAAAGATACACCCAGAGACTTCTCAGTGTAAAACGAGCATCACTTTCTGTACAAGCATGTACAGCCTTCTGTTCCTGCTGTGAATTTCCGTGCTGTGGCCAGTTAAGCTATAGTTACAAAAGCCAGGTCCCAGTAGAAGGGCAGGGATTTGCCATTTGTGGTCATCCAGAGCAAACTAAACATCCAGAATGGGGCAAACTGCTCCTCTGGTCTAGTAGCAGGGATGCAGGAGTGCTTTTGTACAAAAGGAGCATCATACCAAAGctttcctgtgcaacagcatCATTATTTGCACTGAAATATATTCTCTGTTCTCATCTTTCTCTGCCTTGCCAATTTGTGTTGCCCTTTGAGGTCTGGTctttatgtggttttttttggtttttcattTACTTCCTCCTTAATGACAAAACCAGATCAGTAACATACTGATGGGGGTAGGGGTTCCTTTGTGGCAATAAGCCTAAAATCCATGTGGATGCTGGCCAGGCACCCATACAAAATGCCTCATCTTTGACTGTGATGAGCTCCGGCTCACACATGCTGTTCTGCAGGTAGTGACTGAGCATCTGTTCCCAGTAGGATGCTGACTCACAATATGTCCCTTCAGAAAGCAAGGGGCACTTGCCCCAAGCAAtctccctctttcccttcctctctcccttcctgaCCATCACAGCTCGCCTCTTTTTCAGCTTGCGGAAAAATACGGCCCTATCTTCACCCTCCACTTTGGGTTCCAGAAAGTTGTGGTCCTGACCGGGTACGAAGTTGTGCGGGAGGCGCTTGTGAACTACACAGAGGAGTTTGTAGACAGACCATCCATCCCAATATTTGACCAAATTCAGAACGGAAACGGTACTAGAGCAATGAGcgggggtgggtgggagggaCGACAGCGTCGCTTAGCGCCAGCCTAACTGTGCGTGCCCAGAGCACGGCTTTTAAACATCCCCCTCGGACCCTTCTGAAGCCAAGCCAGCAGAAAACATTTGGCTTTCCTCACTGGCAGTGCAATGGCTCCTGGCTTTCCATCATTATTGGTAATGTACTTGTGGCCAATCCATATCCTAAACATTGGAGGGTGAGGAGTGGGGTATTTAAAAGCACGATGGTAATTCTGGGGTTAATTTCACCATATTTACAAATTTTCCCCACAGTTTCAGGGGACTTTGGACTAACTGGTTTGGctctagggtttttttcctttttcccactTCCAGGTGTCACAATTTTGGACACCATCAGTCCCTCACACCTTGTCCCTCCACAAAGGCTCTTGGGTGGATCAACATGAAACAAATTCAGGCAGAAGCAATAGGCTGAGGCTGGAAATTCACTCCCACAAACAGGCCCATCATTTTTCCAAGGCAATTTGCCATCCCTCAGGATTTCAGAGGACTTTTGGCCTTGTTTTTCCATCCTCTGCTTCAGCTGAGGCTTCAGCTTTGTGCATCCAAAAGGCAGCTTTATATGCTGGTCACAGGCTGAAGTTGGGATTACAATTAGGAATTAAGTTACCCAGCCATAATATCAATAGATTTCTTTATCactacataaagaaaaaaaaatgatgaggagaaaagcatttttcagagCTAATTTGCATGCACAACATCCCCATGGGAGACTGTTAGTTGTGCACTTACCTGCTTAGCCCAGGTCTGAGCCACTTAGTGGTGAGTCAGAGCTGTAATTCACAGGGATTGTTAAGTAACAATGGTCACAAATTCTcccatgaaaacattttttcttcagaaaatgccAATTTGTTGGCTCTGAAGCTGTTTACAGAAAAGGAATGATCCAAATTAAAttggaattaaagaaaaaaattaaaacacttaGAAATTTGGTTtgcaatttttaaagaatttttgctTTCCAATTAAAGCTTCACTGCTTTAAAACTCTGTTTATTccagaaaaagcaaacacatttaaaaaccTTGCAGTCAAGATGAAGAAGTGAAGTGCTGGAATCCAGCTTTTAGATTGACACCATCTGAGACAGTCTTTAGATTATTGGCACAATTTTTTCTCCCACTCTTTCCAACACTCTGACAGGATCAAATACCCATCCCTGCTTGGTGATGTTAGTGATTATCAAGGCAAGAGCTCAGAAATCTCCACAAAATTATAGTATTTTTGTCAGTGGTGAAAACACGGTGTTGCTGGGAATCTCAATAAAACAGTTCAGCACTCAACAGAGTTTGGAGTCTGAGTTATCCCATCCCACAGAGATAAAACATCTTTATGACTAGAATAGGACGAACAGAGAAGCTTCAAAGCCACAAGGTTATTGCTTGAGGCCTTAGACTTGCAACCAAACAGGGTCAGAAAGGTTGCATGACTGACTTAAACCAACATCTCTCCCCAGCTCTACAGCCAACCCATTCTGGTCTGAAAGCCATACCTGCTTATCTTGCActgaggagagggctggggcAAAGTGGGTTGGGTGGGAGCTTGTTTTCCCCAAGCCACAGGCTCTGTGAGACTGGGAGAAGGGAGCTAAGAGGATTTAGGGATGGGGCTCACAAATGGATGAATCTTAGTCCCTAAATCCACGGGCAACTGAGCATCAGAGAGACTTGTGGAGATCCTTCTTCATCCAGCCCCCTGCTTTGTCTTGTGCGGTGGGGCTCCTCCGCGCATGAGCCCAGCGGCGATGTCTCATGGCCTCTCCAGGTTTGTTCTTCTCTGTTGGGGAGCTGTGGAGGACAACTCGGAGGTTCACCGTGTCCAGCATGCGCAACCTcggcatggggaaaaaaatgatagaagGCAGGATTTTTGAGGAGCTTCACTTCCTTACTGAGAGGATCAAATCCTTCAAAGGTGAGCAGCAGACCGTCGAGGTGCTCCACTGTTGCAGATGCTGATCATGTGCaccgctgctgctgcagcctctcacATTGCCATCTTCCTCCTGTTGCAGGGGAACCTTTTAGTCTGACATCCTTCAACTGTGCTCCAATCAACGTCACCTTTGTCATGCTCTTTGGGGACAGGTTTGACTATAAGGACCCAACATTTGTCACTCTCTTAAGACTCATAGATGAAGTTATGATTCTTCTGGGATCTCCATATTTGAATGTAAGTCACTTCCCTCACAGATTAACATTTGTTTTACACTGGGCTATTACATTTGTGAGCCATGGGAACCACAAGATTTAGTTCAGTGTTTTTCAAATGTTCAGAAACAGCCATTACACCTAAAACGTGGCAGTTCTCTGTGTACCACCTTGGCCATACAAATGTGCTGCCACATTCCCTTTTGCTACTCTCCCTTTTCAACCATCCTGCACATCTGGGTAGAACTAAAATGAGAACTGAACTATGGTTATTTTAGCTccacaattttttctttttcaacataACTGCACCCTTCATTTAAGCTTTCTTTGCCTTTGCTGCATTTTCTGAAAAGACTCATTCAGCGTTGATGTCCAGTTGAATGAAACTTCAGAAACCATTAAAAATGCTTCCTTGGAGAGTGCCAGAAAAACTTTGCTTATCTTCAAGCTATCACATCCAGCCCTTGATAGATTATGCTGAGAAAAACTAACTAGTTTCACACTGATCTAAACTGGCTGATGGTCTGGACACTGAAGCCCCGGCTCTGTTGAGAGGCTGACCAAGCTTTTACTTGTAGAGGATCTGTTCCCATAGAAGAGCATAAATGCTTGAAATGAGGTACTGCTAATTAAAGGCTCAAAAGTTGCAAAGCCTTCCTTTATGAAAAACTTCCTGGGAAGTTCCTAGGATGCTAAGATACTActgctaaaagaaaaagaactcaATGGAAATGCCATACCCTGGGAAGAAGCTGTTTCAGCATTTTGCTATTTCTGCAGacttaatgtttttcttttttaattcctcATTAGTATTTCAATTTCTACCCATTCcttggatttcttttcaaaacccacaaaatcaTGCTTGGGAAAATAGAAGACGTGCGTGTCATCTTAAGGCAATACATGAAGGCAAGCAGGGAGGACATCAATGAGAACAGCGTGAGGAGCTACGTTGATGCACTGTTATTCAAGCAGCAAGAGGTATTTGACTGCTTAGCTGTGTTGACTGTTTGCAACATCTCCTTGGGATTTTCTGAGTCTTGGTTTTCAGTCATTTAGTGTAATTCTAGTGGTATTGAAATTAGATGCCAGTCTGTTACAGGTGGTATCATTTACTGAAAGGATTTTTCTATCAAAATCAGGATATGAAAGCCCCTGTCTCCATCTACTCCTTAAACAGCAGCACTAATAATGTCAGATTGACTCCCTGTTTCTACTAGAAAATGCACAAATTCACATGAAAGCTGACCCTGCCTTTCTTTTTACAACAAATCAATAAATTATTGATACTGTTACTCCAAGGTGAATGATAaagtacttgactaataaatcaCCAGTACAAGTCCGAGCCTTGCCCTGCATCCTACTTTAGTAGAGACTTGGTAGTTGATTTAACTCAACACAAAATATTTGTGCTCtgagttttttcttctttccaactGGACCTGGGCCAGCCTTAGGCACTACATATTCCACCCAGCTATGTGGAGGAAAGGTCACTACAGTCCTAAACCTTCCATCTTTGGTGCTCCCATCTTTAGAGAATGCTGTGCATTCAAGATCAGGTCTATTTTATCACTCAGTTCACAAACACAAGATTGCAGTCAATAGTTTCATAGGCTATGCAATATTTCCCAAGCTTGCTGAGTACTGAGACTGATGGTTTTAAGAGCTTTCTTTCCACTTCTatttttcaaggagaaaaacaagaaagacaGCCTCTTCCATGATGACAACTTAATAGCATCCTTACTCGACCTGGTCATGGCAGGAACAGAGACCATAGCCACAACGCTCCAGTGGGCCATCCTGCTGATGATGAAATACCCAGAGATTCAGAGTGAGCTCCTTTCTCCTATGATCCACCTGTGGCATGGCTGATACGAGGAGGGGAGATGCCTGGCCTCATAACCATAGCTGCTCTTTTCTCTTAAAAGCTGAATGCTGTCTCTTTATTGTTACAAACCCCTGATGTAGTTAACTGCTGAATAAAGTCACAACAAAATAATTCTTTGCTTTGCTAGGAGggaggatgagaggaaatgaaAGCAGGACTCTAGGGAAACAAACCCATCCACCTGCCTAGAGCAGGGAAACCCAGGCTAGTGTTTTAAGAATCCTTTACCACCAGACTCTGGAATAATATGCTTTTCCCAAAATCAAATCTGAGGAGGGAGTTGGCTTCCTTGCTGGGA is a window encoding:
- the LOC104560582 gene encoding cytochrome P450 2W1; protein product: MSFFISFISDPTLICLLCAAILLAVLYFSTGYKKPAFKFPPGPTPLPIIGNLHLMDLRRQDKSLMKLAEKYGPIFTLHFGFQKVVVLTGYEVVREALVNYTEEFVDRPSIPIFDQIQNGNGLFFSVGELWRTTRRFTVSSMRNLGMGKKMIEGRIFEELHFLTERIKSFKGEPFSLTSFNCAPINVTFVMLFGDRFDYKDPTFVTLLRLIDEVMILLGSPYLNYFNFYPFLGFLFKTHKIMLGKIEDVRVILRQYMKASREDINENSVRSYVDALLFKQQEEKNKKDSLFHDDNLIASLLDLVMAGTETIATTLQWAILLMMKYPEIQKKVQEEIGRTVKAGSWATYEDRKNMPFTNAVLHEVQRFITLLPHVPRCTAVDTHFRGYFLPKGIIVIPSLTSVLLDKTQWETPHQFNPNHFLDAEGNFVKKGAFLPFSTGRRNCIGESLAKMELFVFFVGLLQTFTFQPQPGVSESDLDLTVPQTTFTLRPQPQATCAVLRE